The segment CTCCACAAGGGCGTGCACTTCAGGATCTCGTATGGCTTCATAAATATAACGATATCCCCGATGATAGCCGACATAGGCGGTTGCCGCATGGGTCAGATTATGAACAAAAAGTTTGCGCTCCACATAGGCTTCAAAATGAGTCGTCGGTTGAAGATGAACGAGTTCCGGAATCACACCGCGGAATCCATGGGCATCTACCGGCAATTCACAGTAAGGTTCCACATAAACCGAGAGCGGATCTTCCGCACGTTGCTCTTCGGTCATGACGGGTACCATCCGCCCAATGCTCGCTTCCACAAAGCCCACATATTTTTCGAGCAAAACTTGATCAGTCTTAGACAAATGCGAGGCAACAAGAGAACGAAGATAGCGTTCACCGCCCTTGATGTTTTCACAGATAATAATGTTCATGGGCGGCGCGTCGTAGCGGCGGAAACGCTTCTCAACGGCAGTGGCAATGATCGGAGCAATGTGGGGCAATGCGCGCAGCCCCACAGCTGTGGAGGCAATATCCGAGGCAGCAAGGGCGACGGCAGCAGCCTCCATATCATTCCCATCCACAGCGTGCATCCTTTCCATGAACAGTTTGCGTGTGCCCGCATCGGACACCTCATAGAGCGGATAGGCATTGCGCTCGTTCAACGCATCTACAACAGAACGCTCTACATCGATGAAAATAGTTTCGTAGCCGCTTTCGCAATAAATCTGACCGAGAAAACCGCGGCCTATACTGCCTGCGCCAAAATGTACCGCCCGTTTGTTCACTGTGTATTCCTCATACCGTCGAACATAGCTCATCGCATCTGACGCCGCGCGTGCGAAGCTCCTATTCGTACGCCATGCGCCGACAACGATCTCCCTGAAACCGAAAACGTAGTATAACAGTAGGAAAAGAACCATTGCCAAATTCTATTCTTCGCCGCCGTTGAATTTTGCTGAAAAAAACTTGAAACCCGAAAGCTGTATATGCTAAAGTATGCAAGGTTAAGGTGGCTTGCGTACCCGTAGCTCAATTGGATAGAGCGTCTGGCTACGGACCAGAAGGCTAGGGGTTCAATTCCTCTCGGGTACGCCATTTTTTTCATTCCATACAGCGCCTTCTCCTGTTCAAGGTTGAATTTGTCCTGCCTCGTGCAGTATCATCAACAACTCTAAACTACATAGGTTGGGGCGGGAGTATCCTCCGGGGAATCCGTTGTGTCCCCGGCGCGCTGTGGATATATCTTTCATTAAGAACAAGGATTGAATCAGACTTATGGCAAAAT is part of the Candidatus Hydrogenedentota bacterium genome and harbors:
- a CDS encoding mannitol-1-phosphate 5-dehydrogenase, yielding MSYVRRYEEYTVNKRAVHFGAGSIGRGFLGQIYCESGYETIFIDVERSVVDALNERNAYPLYEVSDAGTRKLFMERMHAVDGNDMEAAAVALAASDIASTAVGLRALPHIAPIIATAVEKRFRRYDAPPMNIIICENIKGGERYLRSLVASHLSKTDQVLLEKYVGFVEASIGRMVPVMTEEQRAEDPLSVYVEPYCELPVDAHGFRGVIPELVHLQPTTHFEAYVERKLFVHNLTHAATAYVGYHRGYRYIYEAIRDPEVHALVE